A stretch of the Bradyrhizobium arachidis genome encodes the following:
- a CDS encoding GNAT family N-acetyltransferase, translating to MPTARLAALSDLAGLLDLFRVSEVSVAAEPQARIEAIWQQTLAREDIAVLVSTAGDKIVATCMLITAPNLLRSGRQHGFLENVVTHPEFQGRGHGRAVVAAALAEAWRRDCHHVLMQSGRSDPRVHRFYEACGFEPGLRIGYVARRPAP from the coding sequence ATGCCGACTGCCAGGCTTGCCGCACTGTCTGATCTTGCCGGGCTGCTCGATCTGTTTCGGGTATCGGAGGTGAGCGTCGCTGCCGAGCCGCAGGCGAGGATTGAGGCGATCTGGCAACAGACCCTGGCGCGCGAGGATATCGCGGTGCTTGTGTCGACAGCCGGCGACAAAATCGTCGCCACCTGCATGCTCATAACAGCGCCCAATCTGCTGCGCAGTGGACGACAGCACGGCTTTCTCGAAAACGTCGTCACCCATCCCGAGTTTCAGGGCCGCGGCCATGGCCGTGCGGTCGTCGCGGCCGCACTGGCGGAGGCCTGGCGCAGGGATTGTCACCACGTGCTGATGCAGAGCGGCCGTAGCGATCCGCGGGTTCACCGGTTCTACGAAGCCTGCGGGTTCGAGCCGGGCTTGCGCATCGGCTACGTCGCGCGGCGGCCCGCGCCTTGA
- a CDS encoding YukJ family protein, protein MAHRRRPPNAIRHYGVLVGLVVEGFQSSDGSSPHYEIHVKGGDRDYRIAVNVQSVDDSEVLAYFDAEFAKAGTLDLKPYLNGDPGFRRLETGPSGAGGLDYVRDNIFPVDAMRPIPATGGGVSLKNLLDANIKRATADQIAMVVAFGEYFEDPGQTDKYFHFRPERGIHDIHMMQGNSGQFASDNRTHGDGALFLCFGNAAEIVALFVRFQTQSLDTDDNTGAPRH, encoded by the coding sequence ATGGCTCATCGCAGACGACCCCCGAATGCAATCCGCCACTACGGCGTTCTCGTGGGCTTGGTCGTGGAGGGCTTCCAGAGCTCGGATGGGTCCTCGCCGCATTACGAGATTCATGTCAAGGGCGGCGACCGCGACTACCGGATCGCCGTCAATGTCCAGTCGGTCGACGACAGCGAGGTGCTGGCCTATTTCGACGCCGAGTTCGCGAAGGCGGGAACCCTCGACCTGAAGCCCTATCTCAACGGCGATCCCGGCTTTCGGCGGCTCGAGACCGGGCCATCCGGGGCAGGCGGGCTCGACTATGTCAGAGATAACATCTTCCCGGTCGATGCGATGCGGCCGATTCCCGCGACCGGCGGTGGCGTCTCGCTCAAGAACTTGCTCGACGCCAACATCAAGCGCGCGACGGCGGACCAGATTGCCATGGTGGTCGCGTTCGGCGAGTATTTCGAGGACCCCGGCCAGACCGACAAGTATTTTCACTTCCGCCCCGAACGCGGCATTCACGACATCCACATGATGCAGGGCAATAGCGGACAGTTCGCCAGCGACAACCGTACCCACGGCGACGGTGCGCTGTTCCTCTGCTTCGGCAATGCGGCGGAGATCGTCGCGCTGTTCGTTCGCTTCCAGACCCAGTCGCTGGACACGGACGACAACACCGGCGCACCGCGGCACTAG
- a CDS encoding VOC family protein: MTDERPMMVGAATVFVVSNFAGSVAYYRDVLSFDVTFQYGEPTYYACLCRDEVDLHLIASSNSKRLPGNGGLCVFVRDVDAVYAELVARGAKPPNQPQTYYYGMRDFDVLDPDGNQLTFGMGATKAD; encoded by the coding sequence ATGACCGACGAACGTCCGATGATGGTCGGTGCCGCGACCGTATTCGTCGTCTCGAACTTCGCGGGCAGCGTCGCGTATTATCGCGACGTCCTCAGCTTCGACGTCACGTTCCAATATGGCGAGCCGACCTACTATGCGTGCCTGTGCCGGGACGAGGTCGATCTGCACCTGATCGCATCCTCCAACAGCAAGCGATTACCGGGCAATGGCGGCCTATGCGTGTTCGTGCGGGATGTTGATGCCGTCTACGCCGAGCTCGTCGCGCGCGGCGCCAAGCCTCCCAACCAGCCGCAGACTTACTACTATGGCATGCGCGATTTCGACGTCCTCGATCCCGATGGCAACCAACTGACCTTCGGCATGGGCGCCACCAAGGCGGACTGA
- a CDS encoding ROK family transcriptional regulator, with amino-acid sequence MEMSEQPRSRRQTRAAILGHLLQSGGMFRPPLAKAVRLSEASLSRILFDLKAEGLIEEVRRPVPYVGGPSALVSLDGSVAVAAFELTAQRLSVGVGGLSGELHFVERLPLPKRPTVASVGRGFRDALELLQDWTRRRRIRLSQIGVSVPGLGRLSELGNPIIPCDTGLVRGMISETFADVPVEITNSVVAHTTFHRSRTEDYPFAGAHLFVFVGQGVAGTWVDGPVEADALQPVELGHMVFGDGGPRCRCGHHGCVEAYTSLPALADLIGVPEAELQDGAGWVNAIPIPSRVRQELRRRLFRLGLAIGNTLNVKPCPGVAVSGWPSLLAEEDRKAVVDGIDTSLLGGRKHAQVSVAFVPPSTGNDPNAALAFAAWCLACRGGMPAASVEAA; translated from the coding sequence ATGGAAATGTCGGAGCAGCCGAGAAGTCGGCGGCAGACGCGTGCGGCCATTCTGGGGCATCTGCTCCAGTCGGGCGGCATGTTTCGGCCGCCTCTGGCGAAGGCCGTGCGGCTGTCCGAGGCCAGCCTGTCGCGCATCCTGTTCGACCTGAAGGCGGAAGGCCTGATCGAGGAAGTGAGGCGGCCGGTGCCGTACGTCGGCGGCCCCTCAGCGCTGGTGTCTCTCGATGGCTCCGTAGCCGTGGCAGCCTTCGAGCTCACCGCTCAGCGGCTGAGCGTCGGCGTCGGCGGACTTTCGGGTGAGTTGCATTTTGTCGAACGCCTGCCGCTGCCGAAGAGGCCGACCGTCGCATCCGTTGGCCGGGGGTTTCGCGATGCGCTGGAATTGCTGCAGGACTGGACACGGCGGCGCCGCATCCGGCTCTCGCAGATCGGCGTTTCCGTCCCCGGCCTCGGGCGGCTGAGCGAGCTCGGCAACCCCATCATTCCCTGTGATACCGGGCTCGTGCGCGGCATGATCAGCGAGACGTTCGCGGACGTGCCGGTCGAGATCACCAACTCGGTGGTCGCGCATACAACGTTTCATCGCTCCCGCACCGAAGACTATCCGTTTGCGGGCGCGCATCTGTTCGTCTTCGTCGGCCAGGGCGTTGCCGGCACATGGGTGGACGGTCCGGTCGAGGCCGATGCCCTGCAGCCGGTCGAGCTCGGCCACATGGTGTTCGGCGACGGCGGACCGCGTTGCCGCTGCGGCCATCATGGCTGCGTCGAAGCCTATACGTCGCTTCCGGCGCTAGCCGATCTTATCGGCGTGCCCGAAGCGGAACTGCAGGACGGCGCCGGATGGGTGAACGCCATCCCGATCCCGTCGCGCGTGCGCCAGGAGTTGCGGCGCCGGCTGTTCCGGCTTGGCCTTGCGATCGGCAATACGCTGAACGTGAAGCCTTGTCCCGGCGTGGCCGTCAGCGGCTGGCCGTCCCTGCTCGCCGAGGAGGATCGCAAGGCCGTGGTCGACGGCATCGATACGTCTCTGCTGGGCGGACGCAAACACGCCCAGGTGTCGGTCGCCTTCGTGCCACCGTCGACCGGCAATGATCCGAATGCGGCGCTCGCCTTCGCCGCCTGGTGCCTGGCGTGCCGCGGCGGTATGCCGGCCGCGTCCGTGGAGGCTGCCTGA
- a CDS encoding ABC transporter substrate-binding protein: protein MPITTTRRRLLAGAAATLALPAFVRAQGAKPRLTAISQWSAGSDGAAITALGKKFEEKGGIWQHSPVPGFTTEMMNKLRAQIIAGDPPACSQLKGPEIAAWSKIAPTVNLDAVVAAAGYEKVVAPDLAKLHKPGGKWIALPLQIYSTNMLFLSKRAMDKAKADKVPVTWADFNDLAEKMKSGGVTYPIANGGTRPDDGQKFEASLAGISPAVYRAAIMNLDKKALEGPEIKAAFAQVRKISDWMDPNVGAQPFATNLKRFVEGDMGMMIQGGWAQGVLRNAGFKLDDFMITPGPSDNSKPVFLLNADAFIFWERKEPDLQAGQALMAQLVMDPAIQTMYSQITGSIPVRTDVDLTGEGWSDGQRRTAAALKDAVANNQAVLSLAHNMAQENGLTAAMIDVLTEYVKNKTIKPEQAATRLAEAVEGAR from the coding sequence ATGCCGATCACAACAACAAGGCGTCGTCTGCTCGCTGGAGCTGCTGCCACGCTCGCGCTGCCGGCATTCGTCCGCGCGCAAGGCGCCAAGCCGCGCCTGACAGCCATTTCGCAATGGTCCGCAGGCAGCGATGGCGCGGCCATCACCGCGCTCGGCAAGAAATTCGAGGAGAAGGGCGGGATCTGGCAGCACTCGCCCGTCCCCGGGTTCACCACCGAGATGATGAACAAGCTACGTGCTCAGATCATCGCCGGCGATCCGCCGGCCTGCTCGCAGCTCAAGGGCCCCGAGATCGCGGCCTGGTCGAAGATCGCCCCGACCGTCAATCTCGATGCCGTTGTCGCTGCCGCTGGCTACGAAAAGGTCGTCGCTCCGGACCTCGCGAAATTGCACAAGCCGGGCGGCAAGTGGATCGCGCTGCCGTTGCAGATCTACAGCACCAACATGCTGTTCCTCTCCAAGCGCGCGATGGACAAGGCCAAGGCCGACAAGGTCCCCGTCACCTGGGCCGACTTCAACGACCTAGCCGAAAAGATGAAATCAGGCGGCGTTACATATCCGATCGCCAACGGCGGTACCCGCCCCGATGACGGACAGAAATTCGAGGCCTCTCTCGCCGGCATCAGCCCCGCTGTCTATCGCGCAGCCATCATGAATCTCGACAAGAAGGCCCTGGAGGGCCCCGAGATCAAGGCAGCCTTCGCACAGGTGCGCAAGATCTCCGACTGGATGGACCCCAATGTCGGCGCCCAACCCTTTGCCACCAATTTGAAGCGCTTCGTCGAAGGCGACATGGGCATGATGATCCAGGGCGGGTGGGCGCAGGGCGTGTTGCGTAACGCCGGCTTCAAGCTCGACGACTTCATGATCACCCCGGGCCCCAGCGACAACAGCAAGCCAGTCTTCCTGTTGAACGCCGACGCCTTCATCTTCTGGGAGCGCAAGGAACCCGATCTGCAGGCCGGTCAGGCGCTCATGGCCCAGCTCGTCATGGATCCGGCGATCCAGACCATGTACTCGCAGATCACGGGATCGATCCCCGTTCGCACCGATGTCGACCTCACCGGTGAAGGTTGGTCGGACGGTCAACGGCGCACCGCAGCCGCGCTCAAGGACGCTGTCGCCAACAACCAGGCCGTGCTGAGCCTTGCGCACAACATGGCACAGGAAAACGGCCTGACCGCGGCGATGATCGACGTGCTCACCGAATACGTGAAGAACAAGACGATCAAGCCGGAGCAGGCGGCCACCCGCCTCGCCGAGGCCGTCGAGGGGGCGCGGTGA
- a CDS encoding carbohydrate ABC transporter permease, with protein MTDTVATAPRTGRSATPSVVGRLPEYLTIWVPLLLSAAHLISFSLWTIWISFTPSTLVPVSGWVGLRHYNAVLASRNWNIAFDNLLLFGSAFVLLSLVTGLMLAILLDQRIRGENTLRSIFLYPLAVSFVVTGTVWSWLLNPGLGIQKLVQDFGWTSFRFDWLVDRDMAIWTIVIAAIWQSSGFAMALFLAGLRSVDSDLVKAAQIDGAGPIRMYRRVILPTLWPITITVIVIQLQFAISTFDLVRALTNGGPGIATQLPALVVYDLMFQRGLLGRGAAAAVLMLLILLAVLLPYAAWRHLQRRRANHA; from the coding sequence GTGACCGACACCGTCGCCACGGCACCGCGAACAGGGCGGTCGGCAACACCCAGCGTGGTGGGCCGGCTGCCCGAATATCTGACGATCTGGGTGCCGCTGCTGTTGTCGGCCGCGCATCTCATTTCGTTTTCGCTGTGGACGATCTGGATTTCGTTCACACCGTCGACACTTGTCCCGGTCTCGGGCTGGGTGGGTTTGCGCCACTACAATGCGGTCCTGGCGTCGCGGAACTGGAACATCGCCTTCGACAATCTGCTGCTGTTCGGTAGCGCTTTCGTGCTGCTGAGCCTGGTGACCGGCCTCATGCTTGCGATCCTGCTCGACCAGCGCATTCGCGGCGAGAACACGCTGCGGTCCATCTTCCTCTATCCGCTGGCGGTGTCGTTCGTCGTCACCGGCACGGTCTGGAGCTGGCTGCTCAATCCGGGCCTCGGAATCCAGAAGCTGGTCCAGGATTTCGGCTGGACCTCCTTCCGGTTCGACTGGCTGGTCGATCGCGACATGGCGATCTGGACGATCGTCATCGCCGCGATCTGGCAATCCTCGGGTTTTGCCATGGCACTCTTCCTCGCCGGCCTCCGCTCCGTCGATAGCGACCTCGTCAAGGCCGCGCAGATTGACGGCGCAGGACCAATCCGAATGTACCGGCGCGTCATCCTGCCGACGCTGTGGCCGATCACCATCACCGTCATCGTCATCCAGCTGCAGTTCGCGATCTCGACCTTCGACCTCGTCCGCGCGCTGACCAATGGCGGGCCTGGGATCGCGACCCAGTTGCCGGCTCTCGTCGTCTACGACCTGATGTTCCAGCGCGGCCTGCTCGGTCGCGGCGCGGCGGCGGCCGTGCTGATGCTGCTGATTCTTCTCGCAGTGCTGCTGCCATATGCAGCGTGGCGACATCTCCAGCGACGGCGGGCCAACCATGCGTGA
- a CDS encoding carbohydrate ABC transporter permease, producing MRDRTFTPSRMLIYLFVVLVAVAWLVPLIVVILNSLRSNEEIAQTSMIGWPLRWAFGNYLTAWSDFCVAQTCAGIRPYMLNSALVTIPATIFSTLLGAVAGYAVSLWRFRGDQWIYGIVTLGIFLPQQMRLLPWTIVLRDTGLMNTLTGLVVIHTIQGLSFTVLFCRNYYVSIPQELIRAARIDGAGFFRIFWRIILPLSPPILVVTVIWQFTHIWNEFLYGVTFTTGQQQPVTAALIALSAAVADIPQHGVQSAAVMIAALPTLLIYLIGGKYFVRGLTAGAVK from the coding sequence ATGCGTGACCGGACCTTCACGCCGAGCCGCATGCTCATCTATCTCTTCGTCGTGCTGGTCGCGGTCGCCTGGCTCGTGCCACTGATCGTCGTCATCCTGAACTCGTTGCGCAGCAACGAGGAGATCGCACAGACCTCGATGATCGGCTGGCCGCTGCGGTGGGCCTTCGGCAACTACCTCACGGCCTGGTCCGACTTCTGCGTTGCGCAGACCTGCGCCGGCATCCGTCCCTACATGCTGAACTCGGCGCTCGTGACCATTCCCGCAACGATCTTTTCCACCCTGCTCGGTGCGGTTGCCGGTTACGCGGTTTCGCTCTGGCGCTTTCGCGGCGACCAGTGGATCTACGGCATCGTCACGCTCGGCATTTTCCTTCCGCAGCAGATGCGTTTGCTGCCCTGGACGATCGTGCTGCGTGACACGGGTCTGATGAACACGCTGACCGGCCTGGTGGTGATCCACACCATCCAGGGGCTCTCCTTTACCGTGTTGTTCTGCCGAAACTACTACGTGTCGATCCCACAGGAGCTGATCAGGGCAGCGCGCATCGATGGCGCCGGGTTCTTCCGTATTTTCTGGCGCATCATCCTGCCGCTCTCGCCGCCCATCCTGGTCGTCACCGTGATCTGGCAGTTCACCCATATCTGGAACGAGTTCCTCTATGGCGTGACATTCACGACCGGCCAGCAGCAGCCGGTCACTGCCGCGCTGATCGCGCTCTCGGCCGCGGTTGCCGACATCCCGCAGCATGGCGTGCAAAGCGCCGCGGTGATGATCGCGGCCCTGCCGACGCTGCTGATCTATCTGATCGGCGGAAAATACTTCGTACGCGGGCTTACCGCCGGCGCCGTGAAATGA
- a CDS encoding ABC transporter ATP-binding protein, with the protein MAALSIRTLSKRYANLEVLKGINLEIESGEFTVLVGPSGCGKSTLLNIVAGLDRPSSGTIEIGGRVVNDVEPKDRDIAMVFQSYALYPSMTVRQNITFGMECRHVPRAEQDAALANVARLLQIEPLLGRKPSQLSGGQRQRVAMGRALVRDPLLFLFDEPLSNLDAKLRVEMRMEIKRLHQRIGATIVYVTHDQIEAMTMATRIAVMHQGAVQQFADPDTVYRYPANLFVARFMGSPPMNTMPARLMADGGAAAVVIGAGRPDEVRLPLNGYDAAASYVDRDVVLGIRPECIAEGGRMFSSASGAPIVVDAPVEMVEPTGAETIVLLRLGGETAQARISPDVRPVPGERASFALDTRRICLFDPETERLIA; encoded by the coding sequence ATGGCAGCGTTGAGCATTCGTACTCTGTCGAAGCGTTACGCCAATCTGGAGGTGCTGAAGGGGATCAACCTCGAGATCGAGAGCGGCGAGTTTACCGTGCTGGTCGGACCGTCCGGTTGCGGCAAGTCCACCCTGCTCAACATCGTCGCCGGGCTCGATCGTCCGAGCTCCGGGACCATCGAGATCGGCGGACGCGTCGTCAACGACGTCGAGCCGAAGGACCGCGACATCGCCATGGTGTTCCAGTCCTACGCACTCTATCCGTCGATGACCGTGCGCCAGAACATCACCTTCGGAATGGAATGCCGTCATGTGCCGAGGGCGGAACAGGACGCGGCGCTGGCGAATGTGGCGCGCCTGCTCCAGATCGAGCCGCTGCTCGGCCGCAAGCCGTCGCAGCTCTCCGGCGGCCAGCGACAGCGCGTGGCGATGGGGCGTGCGCTGGTGCGCGATCCCCTGCTCTTTCTGTTCGACGAGCCGCTCTCAAATCTCGACGCAAAACTGCGGGTCGAGATGCGGATGGAAATCAAGCGGTTGCACCAGCGCATCGGCGCCACCATCGTCTACGTCACGCACGACCAGATCGAGGCAATGACCATGGCGACGCGGATCGCCGTGATGCATCAGGGCGCCGTGCAGCAGTTCGCCGACCCTGATACGGTGTACCGCTATCCGGCCAATCTGTTCGTCGCGCGGTTCATGGGCTCGCCGCCGATGAACACGATGCCAGCGCGGCTGATGGCGGACGGCGGCGCAGCGGCGGTGGTCATCGGCGCGGGACGGCCGGATGAAGTGCGGCTGCCCCTCAACGGCTACGATGCTGCGGCGTCCTATGTCGACCGCGACGTGGTGCTGGGTATCCGGCCGGAATGCATTGCCGAGGGCGGCCGGATGTTTTCATCCGCGTCGGGCGCGCCGATCGTCGTCGATGCGCCGGTGGAGATGGTCGAGCCCACGGGGGCCGAGACCATCGTGCTCTTGCGGCTCGGCGGCGAGACCGCACAGGCGCGCATCTCGCCCGACGTACGACCGGTGCCGGGGGAGCGCGCGTCCTTTGCGCTCGACACGCGCCGCATTTGCCTGTTCGACCCGGAGACGGAGCGCCTGATCGCATGA
- a CDS encoding SDR family NAD(P)-dependent oxidoreductase has translation MTESSYSGLAGRVVLITGGASGIGAAFVRAFAAQKARVAFLDIDADAGEALVREVTDTSGSAPLFVPCDLLDIEALRAAIDRVHGGLGDAAVLVNNAANDQRQVLAEVTPEQFDWTIGVNLKHVFFAAQAVVPQMRSRGGGSIINMSSIAWMRGAPALPAYAAAKAAIVGFTNSLARIVGPDRIRVNAIAPGMVITERQRRLWYPDERQIAEFRTRQAVPDAVTPEDIAQLALFLASDDSQRITRQCIQVDGGL, from the coding sequence ATGACTGAATCGAGCTATTCCGGCCTTGCCGGTCGTGTCGTCCTGATCACCGGCGGCGCCAGCGGCATCGGCGCGGCCTTCGTGCGAGCGTTTGCCGCGCAGAAGGCACGCGTCGCCTTCCTCGACATCGACGCTGATGCCGGCGAGGCGCTGGTGCGCGAGGTGACCGATACGTCCGGCTCTGCGCCGCTGTTCGTGCCGTGCGACCTGCTCGACATCGAGGCGTTGCGTGCGGCGATAGATCGCGTTCATGGGGGGCTTGGGGACGCCGCCGTACTCGTCAACAACGCCGCCAACGACCAGCGGCAGGTGCTGGCCGAGGTCACGCCCGAACAATTCGACTGGACGATCGGCGTAAATCTCAAGCACGTCTTCTTCGCGGCGCAAGCGGTGGTGCCGCAGATGCGCTCGCGCGGCGGCGGCTCGATCATCAACATGTCGTCGATCGCATGGATGCGCGGCGCCCCCGCGCTGCCGGCCTATGCCGCGGCGAAGGCTGCGATCGTCGGCTTCACCAATTCGCTGGCCCGGATCGTCGGACCCGACCGCATCCGCGTCAACGCGATCGCCCCTGGCATGGTCATCACCGAGCGCCAGCGACGGCTGTGGTATCCGGACGAGCGCCAAATCGCCGAGTTTCGTACCCGTCAGGCCGTCCCCGATGCGGTGACGCCCGAGGACATCGCACAGCTCGCGCTGTTCCTGGCGTCGGACGACAGCCAGCGCATCACGCGCCAGTGTATCCAGGTCGACGGCGGCCTGTGA